In the Hyphomonadaceae bacterium BL14 genome, one interval contains:
- a CDS encoding OmpA family protein yields the protein MKKHLMTAAALGLVLGAPSMALADEGWYLGAGVGYGAPGDADVSGALGNPNAANGGRISGESNWREKLSVGYQWASGWRIEGELAHRYNNLGSIGNHEDSHAKFQTWTGMLNVLYDFDMGSAFWRPYVGAGLGYADVTASLAGWNTGTRPVGSLATDPRFIQSRSSNATLAYQLIAGVGWALSPQLTLDTEYRYFGHGETTFGPNASIDVEGLRGHEAWIGLRYMFSAPPAPPPPPPPPPPPPPPPPPPPPPPPPPSCEDAEFVVYFEWDRSNVTDQSRNVINSAINTARNCGVAAVRVDGHADRSGSAAYNVGLSERRARAVRDELVRLGVPAGAVSINAYGESRPAVATPDGVREPLNRRVEVLINLN from the coding sequence ATGAAAAAGCACCTAATGACCGCCGCGGCTCTGGGCCTTGTGCTGGGTGCGCCGTCCATGGCGCTCGCAGACGAAGGCTGGTATCTCGGCGCAGGCGTTGGCTACGGCGCGCCTGGCGATGCCGATGTATCGGGCGCGCTCGGCAATCCGAACGCAGCCAATGGCGGCCGCATCAGCGGTGAGTCCAACTGGCGCGAAAAGCTCTCCGTTGGTTATCAGTGGGCTTCGGGCTGGCGTATCGAGGGCGAACTCGCCCATCGCTACAACAACCTGGGTTCGATCGGTAACCACGAAGACAGCCATGCCAAGTTCCAGACCTGGACCGGCATGCTCAACGTGCTGTACGACTTCGACATGGGCTCGGCCTTCTGGCGTCCGTATGTCGGTGCCGGTCTGGGCTATGCGGATGTGACCGCATCGCTCGCGGGCTGGAATACCGGCACGCGTCCGGTCGGTTCGCTGGCCACGGATCCGCGGTTCATTCAGTCGCGCTCGTCGAACGCCACGCTGGCTTACCAGCTGATCGCTGGCGTGGGCTGGGCGCTCTCGCCGCAACTGACCCTGGATACCGAGTACCGGTATTTCGGTCATGGCGAGACCACGTTTGGTCCGAACGCGTCGATCGACGTGGAAGGCCTGCGCGGCCACGAGGCCTGGATCGGCCTGCGGTACATGTTCTCGGCTCCGCCGGCTCCGCCGCCCCCGCCGCCGCCCCCGCCGCCTCCGCCGCCCCCGCCGCCCCCGCCTCCGCCTCCGCCGCCCCCGCCGTCGTGCGAGGACGCTGAGTTTGTGGTGTACTTCGAGTGGGATCGCTCCAACGTCACCGACCAGTCGCGCAACGTCATCAACAGCGCGATCAACACGGCCCGCAATTGCGGCGTCGCAGCGGTCCGCGTCGATGGCCACGCCGACCGTTCGGGTTCGGCTGCCTACAACGTGGGTCTGTCCGAGCGCCGCGCCCGTGCGGTACGTGACGAGCTGGTCCGCCTGGGCGTGCCTGCCGGCGCGGTGTCGATCAACGCCTACGGCGAATCCCGCCCGGCCGTTGCG
- a CDS encoding CoA transferase, producing the protein MSPGALSHIKVLDLSRVLAGPWCAQILADLGADVIKVENPDGGDDTRGWGPPFLKNEDGSRADAAYYLCANRNKRSIAVNMREERGRQILRDLAADSDVVIENYKTGGLRKYGLDYDSVKALRGDIIYCSITGFGQTGPLSAQPGYDFLIQAMGGLMSVTGEDKPMKVGVPAVDLFTGVYAAGAVMAALIARDQGLGGQNIDMALFDVQAAMLANQASNYLVSGRAPGRGGNAHPNIVPYQDFPTLDGRIAVAVGNDGQFAAFARALGCPDWAQDPRFQTNAARVEHREILIAQIIVAMSARSSAHWTDSLTAAGVPCGPIQNVDQVFAHPQAQARGLALNLPMTGCGAVPLVANPMRLSGTPPVYRAAPPRLGEHTREVLQERLGINQIACSELQQAGIVR; encoded by the coding sequence ATGAGCCCCGGAGCGTTGTCTCACATCAAGGTGCTGGACCTGTCGCGGGTGCTGGCGGGGCCGTGGTGCGCGCAGATCCTGGCTGATCTGGGCGCGGACGTGATCAAGGTGGAAAACCCTGATGGCGGGGACGATACCCGGGGCTGGGGCCCGCCCTTTTTGAAGAATGAGGACGGCTCGCGCGCCGACGCGGCCTATTATCTGTGCGCCAACCGCAACAAGCGTTCCATCGCCGTCAACATGCGCGAGGAGAGGGGCCGCCAGATTTTGCGTGACCTGGCCGCGGACAGCGATGTGGTAATCGAGAATTACAAGACGGGCGGTCTGAGGAAATACGGCCTCGACTATGACAGCGTGAAGGCGTTGCGCGGCGACATCATCTATTGCTCGATCACCGGCTTTGGCCAGACCGGCCCGTTAAGCGCCCAGCCTGGCTATGATTTTCTGATCCAGGCGATGGGCGGGCTGATGTCGGTCACCGGCGAGGACAAGCCCATGAAGGTGGGTGTGCCTGCGGTGGATCTGTTCACCGGCGTCTATGCCGCCGGTGCCGTGATGGCCGCGTTGATCGCACGCGATCAGGGTCTGGGCGGCCAGAATATCGACATGGCCCTGTTCGACGTGCAGGCGGCGATGCTCGCCAATCAGGCGTCCAACTATCTGGTGTCCGGCCGCGCGCCGGGACGCGGCGGCAACGCCCATCCCAATATCGTCCCGTATCAGGATTTTCCCACGCTGGACGGACGGATCGCCGTGGCGGTAGGCAATGACGGCCAGTTCGCCGCCTTCGCCCGGGCGCTGGGGTGCCCGGACTGGGCGCAGGACCCACGCTTCCAGACCAATGCGGCGCGCGTGGAGCACCGCGAAATCCTCATTGCACAGATCATTGTCGCCATGAGTGCGCGCTCCAGCGCCCATTGGACCGACTCGCTGACGGCCGCGGGCGTGCCGTGCGGGCCGATCCAAAACGTGGACCAGGTCTTCGCCCATCCTCAGGCTCAAGCGCGCGGGCTTGCACTCAACCTGCCCATGACCGGATGCGGGGCGGTGCCCCTGGTGGCCAATCCCATGCGCCTGTCCGGCACGCCCCCGGTCTACCGCGCGGCCCCGCCCAGACTGGGAGAGCATACGCGCGAGGTGTTGCAAGAACGCCTCGGTATCAATCAAATCGCGTGTTCCGAGCTGCAGCAGGCCGGTATTGTGCGCTGA